Proteins from one Nymphaea colorata isolate Beijing-Zhang1983 unplaced genomic scaffold, ASM883128v2 scaffold0366, whole genome shotgun sequence genomic window:
- the LOC116244892 gene encoding vacuolar protein sorting-associated protein 26B, translating to MEVGIEDCLHIDFEYNKSFYHLKDIIIGRVNFHLVKIKMKSMEIALVRKETFGTGTTTKTETETLVKYEVMDGCPDKGESIPIRMYMKGVQLAPSYKNIHNRLSVKYWINLVLLDE from the coding sequence ATGGAGGTGGGCATTGAGGACTGCCTCCACATCGACTTCGAGTATAATAAATCCTTCTACCACCTCAAGGATATCATCATCGGCAGGGTCAACTTCCACCTCgtcaaaatcaaaatgaagagtATGGAGATCGCACTCGTCAGGAAGGAGACCTTTGGTACTGGCACCACCACCAAGACCGAAACTGAGACCCTCGTCAAGTACGAAGTGATGGACGGTTGCCCCGACAAGGGAGAGTCCATCCCCATCAGGATGTACATGAAGGGAGTGCAGCTCGCCCCCTCCTACAAGAACATCCACAACAGACTCTCAGTCAAGTACTGGATCAACCTTGTCCTGCTCGATGAGTAG